In the genome of Streptomyces fagopyri, the window CGACTATCCGCCGGCGCGCGCCACGGTGATCTGGGGGATGACGGGCGTCGGAGGCTGGCCGCAGACGAGCCGGGCTCCCGGCGGAGACGTCGCCATGGAGCGTGAGGACCAGGTGTTCCTCGCGCCGGACGGCACTCCCTGGGTGCGGTCGGACCCCTCGCCGGACGTCGCTGACGACGACGTCCGTTGGCACCGGGCACCGCGCTCGGTGTTCGACCGGCTGGTGGAGCACGGAGGACCGTTCGGCCCGGGGACCCCCGCGGTGCCTTCGGCGGAGCGGGACACCGCTCCGGCCGAGTCCGTGAAGTGGGCGGCGGCCGGACTGGCGGTGGGCCTGCTCGTCGGTGCGGGCGGCAGCCGTCTGATACGCCGCGCGGCGGCCCGGCACGACACTGCCGGACCGCCGCGGGAACCACGACAGGAACTGATCGACCTGTAAAAACCGGCCGGCCCTGGGGCCGGAGAGGGTCAGCCGAGGTCGATCTCCGGGTAGAGCGGGAAGGGGGCCAGCAGGTCGGTGGCACGGTGCGCGATCTCGTCGGAGATCTTCGGGTCCAGGACGTGCTGGGCCTTGGACGGGTTGCCCTTGGCGGTGGTGCCCGGCTCGGCGACGGTGAGGACGCGGTCGATCAGACCGGCGATCTCGTCCATCTCGGCCGTCCCCAGACCACGGGTGGTCAGAGCGGGCGTACCGATGCGGATACCCGAGGTGTACCAGGCGCCGTTGGGATCGGCGGGGATGGCGTTGCGGTTGGTGACGATGCCCGAGTCGAGCAGCGCGGACTCGGCCTGGCGGCCGGTGAGGCCGTAGGAGGACGCGACGTCGATCAGGTTCAGGTGGTTGTCGGTGCCGCCGGTGACCAGCGTGGCGCCGCGGCGCATCAGACCCTCGGCGAGAGCGCGGGCGTTGTCGACGACGGCGCGGGCGTAGTCGCGGAACTCGGGTCGGCGGGCCTCGGCGAGCGCGACGGCCTTGGCGGCCATGACGTGCGGGAGGGGGCCGCCGAGGACCATCGGGCAGCCGCGGTCGACCTGCTCGGCGAGGGACTCGTCGCACAGCACCATGCCGCCGCGCGGGCCCCGCAGCGACTTGTGGGTGGTGGTGGTGACGATCTGGGCGTGCGGGACCGGGTCGAAGTCTCCGGTGAGGACCTTGCCGGCGACGAGACCGGCGAAGTGCGCCATGTCGACCATCAGCGTCGCGCCGACCTCGTCGGCGATCTCCCGCATGATCCGGAAGTTCACCAGACGGGGGTAGGCGGAGTACCCGGCGACGAGGATCATCGGCTTGAACTCGCGGGCGGAGACGCGCAGGGCCTCGTAGTCGATGAGGCCGGTGGCGGGGTCGGTGCCGTAGGAACGCTGGTCGAACATCTTGCCGGAGATGTTCGGGCGGAAGCCGTGGGTGAGGTGACCGCCGGCGTCCAGGGACATGCCGAGCATGCGCTGGTTGCCGAAGGCCTGACGCAGTTCGGCCCAGTCGGCCTCGGAGAGGTCGTTGACATTGCGGACGCCGGCCTTGGCGAGGGCCGGGGCCTCGACGCGGGCGGCGAGGACGGCCCAGAAGGCGACGAGGTTGGCGTCGATGCCGGAGTGCGGCTGGGCGTAGGCGTGCTCGGCGCCGAAGAGTTCGCGGGCGTGCTCGGCGGCGAGGGCCTCGACGGTGTCGACGTTGCGGCAGCCGGCGTAGAAGCGGCGGCCGACGGTGCCCTCCGCGTACTTGTCGCTGAACCAGTTCCCCATGGCCAGCAGAGTGGCCGGGGAGGCGTAGTTCTCGGACGCGATCAGCTTGAGCATGGCGCGCTGGTCGGCGACTTCCTGGCCGATGGCGTCCGCGACGCGGGGCTCCACGGCCCGGATCACGTCGAGGGCGCTGCGGAAGGCGGTGGACTCGGTGGACAGGGGCTCGGACATGACGGCCTCCGGACGTGGCGTTCGGCGTTCACGGGTCGGCCCAGGCGCACGGCACACAGTTCACGGAGTCGCTCCCCGATGGTCGGTCCCATCCCAGCGCGCCAGTCACGGCTCCGCCGGTCAGCCTACCGGGCACGCCGGATCACGGGCCACGCGGCGCTGCCGGCGAGCGCTCGCGGGCTGTGGGCGGGCGTGGACATCGCCCCGGCGTACGGGACGGGCCGTGAGGTCTGCGAGCAGCTCATGGACCGGGGAGTCCTGGTCAAGGACACCCACGGGCCGACGATCCGGATCGCCCCGCCGCTGGTGATCGGCGAGGAGGACCTGGACTGGGGGCTGGCGCAACCGCGTGGCGTCCTGGGTGTCTGGGGCGGCCGCGGCACCCCGGGGTGTCCCGTGATCCCCGGTGGGTCGGCGCGTGGTGCCGGACACGGTGCGCCGTACGGCGCAGGGCCGTCCCGTACGTGGCGTGTTCGGGCGATCCGGCGGGGCGGCGAGGTGCCGCCGGTGTCGGTCCGCGCGCACCGGGGACGGCGGGGCAGCGGTCGCGCGCCCACCGGGGACCGCGGGGCAGCGGTCGCGTGCCCGCGGGCTGTCCCGTGACGCCCGCCGGGGATCACGGGACGGCCCTCAGAGGATCACGTGGGGCAGGAAGCGGGCGTACTCGTCGGTGATCAGGCCTGCCGACTCGCGGATGCCGAGTCCCGCCGGTTCGTCCTCCACCACCCAGGCGCCGAGCACGACGTGGTTGCCGTCGAAGGAGGGCAGCGGGGCCAGTTCCTGGTAGCAGCAGGGTTCGTCCCGCGGGACGGGGTCCGCGCCGGGTTCGTGGACGGTGACGCCGGCGCCCTCCCGGCCGAGCAGGGGCTTGGCGACGTATCCCGTGGTCGCGGCCAGCTCCCGCGGGCCGTCGAGGTGCGCGGCCAGCAGGTGGGGGTGGCCGGGATACAGCTCCCAGAGGACCGCCAGGAGCGCCTTGTTGCTGAGGAGCATCTTCCAGGCCGGTTCGATCCACATCGTGGAGCCCGTGCCGCCGCCGTTGTCGAGGGTGTCCAGGACGTGGTCGCCGAAGCGGTCGGTGGTGAGCCATTCCCAGGGGTACAGCTTGAAGCAGCCGCGGATGAACCGGAGCCGGTTGTCGACGAAGCGGCCGGACAGGGGGTCCCAGCCGATCTCCTCGACCGATATCCAGTCGGTGTCGAGGCCCGCCTGTTCGGCGGTCTCCTTCAGATAGGCGACGGTCATCAGGTCCTCGCCGAGCTCGTCCTCCGCGGAGTGCGCGAAGTGCAGGGGGCTGCCCGGCGGGAGGAGGGAGGCCTGCTTGCGCCAGGCGGCGACGAGGCGTTCGTGCAGGGAGTTCCACTGGTCGGCGTCGGGGAAACGATCCTCCATCCAGAACCACTGGGGGCTCGCGGCCTCGACGAGCGAGGTCGGGGTGTCGGCGTTGTACTCCAGCAGTTTGGCGGGGCCCGTGCCGTCGTAGCGCAGGTCGAAGCGGCCGTAGACGGACGGGAGTTCGGCACGGCGGTGCCAGGCCTCGGCGACCGCCCGGACCACCCTCGGGTCGGTGATGCCGAGATCGGCGAAGCGGTTCTCCTCGACGATGTGCCCGGCCGCCGCGAGGCACATGCGGTGCAGTTCCGCGACGGTGTCCTCCAGCGCCTCGATCTCGGGGAGCGAGAAGGCGTAGTAGGCGCTCTCGTCCCAGTAGGGGCGCAGGGAGTCGTCCGGGTGGCGGGTCAACGGGTAGATGAGACCCTGCCGCTCGACGGTCTGCTGCCAGCCGGTACGGGGTTCGAGGAGATGACGTTCCACGGTGTGAGGGTCCGATCGGGTGCGGGGCGGTACGGGTCGGGTGGCGTCGTGGCACTCAGCCGCCGGAGCCGCCCTTTCCGCCCTTGCCGCCGCCGATGCCGCCGCGGTCCACGCCATGGCCGTGGCTGCCGCCTGAGGAGCCGGATCCCTTGCCCGGCTTGGTGAACGAGCCGCCGTCGATCCAGTTGCCCTTCTTCTCGCCGCCGTAGTACCAGGAGCCGTGTGTGGCGCCCTTCGTGGAGTTGCAGTTCTTGTCCGCGACGACCTCGTAGCCCTTGAGGGCCTGGTAGCTGTCGCGCTCGACACAGCGCTTGTCGGGGTCCGAGGAGCAGGCGGTGAGGGTCGCGGCGAGCAGCCCCATGCCGCCGAGCACGACCGTGCCGGAGCGCAGTCGCCGTCGTGTGTCCGCCATGTTCGGTCCCCCGTGGTCCAGATCGAGTTCGTCCCGGCTCAGCGCCGGCGATCAGAGTAGAGACAGGTCGCGGCCGGTACGCGGTGGGCCCCTTCGATTCGGCTTCCCCTACAGTCACTTCGTGCTCTTTGGAATGATGTGCGCGCTTGGTGCGGCGGTCTGTTTCGGTACGGCGACGGTGTTGCAGGCCATCGCGGCACGGACGGCGGCCGACACCGGCACCGGTACCGGCGGTCCGGCCGGCGACGCGGCGCTGCTGCTTCGGGCACTGCGGCAGTGGCGGTATCTCGCGGGGCTGGCGCTGGACGGGCTCGGGTTCGTGTTCCAGATCGCGGCGCTGCGGTCGCTGCCCATCTACGCGGTGGGCGCGGCGCTGGCGTCGAGCCTCGCGGTGACGGCGGTGGTCGCGGCGAGGCTGCTGCGGGTGCGGCTCAGCGGGACGGAGTGGGCCGCGGTGGGGGTGGTGTGCGCGGGGCTGGGGATGCTCGGGCTGGCGTCGGGGGCCGAGGGGGACCGGGCGGGCTCCACCGCGCTGAAGTACGCGATGCTCGGGACCGCGGTGCTGGTCCTGCTGCTGGGGCTGGTGGGCGGCCGGTTGTCGGGGCGCGGGCGGGCGCTGGTGCTCGGGCTCGGGGCGGGGTTCGGGTTCGGGGTGGTCGAGGTGTCCGTGCGCCTGATCGACGATCTCGCGCCGGGAACGCTGGTGCGCAATCCGGCGGTGTACGCGCTGCTGGTCGGCGGAGGTGCCGCGTTCCTGCTGCTGACCACGGCACTGCAACGCGGCTCGGTGACGACGGCGACCGCGGGCCTGGTGATCGGCGAGACCATCGGGCCGGCCCTGGTGGGGGTGGTCTGGCTGGGCGACCGTACCCGGGAGGGGCTGGAGTGGCTGGCCGTGCTCGGGTTCCTGGTGGCGGTGGCGGGGGCACTGGCCCTGGCGCGGTTCGGGGAGGCCCCGGTGGAGGAGTCCGCGGTGGAGGACGCTCCTGTGAAGCAGGCCTGACCGTCCGGGCGGCGGGGCACGCCGTCGAAGATCTGAACACGGCGGGCGGGCCCGTCGTATTCGATGGCGTCAGACTCCCGGCCCTGTCCGCAAACCCCGGTCCGTGAACAGGAGAGCGGAACCCTCCCCGAAGAATCGACTCCCTTCCGCCGCTCGGGACCCAGCGCTCCCGACCCGAGGGAGGTGGGCGGGTGAAGACCCTGCTCATCGACAATGACGACTCGAACACGTACCACCTGTTCCGGCTGATCGCCGAGGTCAACGGCGAGGAGCCGGTGGTGATCCCCCATGACGCCCCGGCCGGCGGAATTCCGGATCCCGCCACGTTCGACAATGTCGTCGTGTCACCCGGCCCGGGACATCCCGCGGCGCCCCGTGACTTCGGGATCAGCGCCAGGGTGCTCGCCGAGGCCACCGTCCCTGTGCTCGGCGTCTGCCTCGGCCACCAGGGCATCGCGCCGGGCGAGTGGGACCGGTCGGCGGCCGCCCCGGCACCCCGGCAGGGTCGTCTCTCCACGGTCCGGCACGACGAACGGGACCTGTTCCAGGGCCTGCCGCAGCAGTTCACCGCGGTCCGCCACCACTCGCTGTCCGTGCGCGAGCCGCTGCCCGCGGCCCTGGAGGCCACCGCCTGGTCGGAGGACGGCGTCCTGATGGGGCTGCGGCACCGCGGCCGGCCCCTGTGGGGCGTGCAGTTCCACCCGGAATCCGTGCTCACCGAGTACGGATTCCGGATGCTCGTGAACTTCCGCGACCTCACGGCGGAACGCGCCCGCAGGCCGCGTACGAGGAACACCGCGGTCCCCCCGGCCGCGGCGGCGTCTCCCGTGCGGACCGTGCGGCCCGCCCACCGTCTGCACACCCGCCGGGTCGCCGCCGCGGTCGACGCGGAGGCCGCCTTCACGCGGATGTACGCCGCCTCGCCGCGGGCCTTCTGGCTGGACAGCTCCCGGACCGGGGCGGACCGGGCCCGGTTCTCGTTCCTCGGCGACGACGCCGGTCCGCTCGCCGAGTTCGTGCGCTACGACGTCACGAGCGGATACTGCGAGATCGAACGGGCCGGGCGGCCCCCGCGCAAGGTCCGGGCGAGCGTCTTCGACTATCTCAAGCGGCAGTTGGCCGGCCGTGCTGTGGACTCCACCGGGCTGCCCTTCGACTTCACCGGCGGATACGTCGGCTACTTCGGCTACGAGGTGAAGGCCGACTGCGGCTCCCCCAACCGGCACCGGTCCGCGACCCCCGACGCCTGCTGGCTGTTCGCCGACCGGCTGATCGCGGTGGACCACCAGGAGGGATTCACCTACGCCGTCGCCCTGGCCGAGGACACCCCGGCGGCCTCCCGCGAGGCCGCCGACTGGCTCGACGGGGCCCTGGAACAGCTGAGCTTCGTCCGCGCGGGGGGTGCGGGGGGTGCGGGGGGTGCGGACCCTGTGGCGCTGCCCGGACCCGTACCGGCGGGGCCCTGCCTCGACCCCGCCGGACCCCGGCTCGTGCGCGACCGGGAGACCGACTTCACCGGCGTCGAGGCGTGCCGGCGGGAACCGCGGGCGGGCGACGGACACGAGATCCGTCCGGCGAACGCCGCCCGGCTGCCCACTCCGTACGGTCCGTACCACCCGTACGACCCGTACGACCCGTACGACCCGTACGACCCGTACGACTTCTACCGGGTCCTGCGCCGGATCGATCCGGCGCCGTACGGGGCCTTCCTCAGGTTCGGGGATCTCGATGTGGCCGGCTCCTCGCCCGAGCGGTTCCTGCGGGTCACCCGGGACGGCGAGGCCGAGGCCGGGCCCGTCAAGGGCTCGGCACCGCGCGGCGCCGGACCCCTGGAGGACGCCCGTCCGCGGAACGCGCCGGCGTCGGACACCGAGGCGCGTGCCGAGAACCAGACGGCCGAGGGCGCGGACGCGGTGGACCGCGTGCGCGCCTGCTTCCCCGGCGGCTCGGCGACCGGTGCGCCGAAGCTCCGCACCCTGGAGATCACCGGCTCACTGGAGACCCGGGCGCGGGGGGTGTACTCCGGCGCCCTCGGCTATCTGGGGTGCGGCGGCGGCGCGGACCTCGCTCTCGCCGTCCGCACCGCCGTGCTGGTGGACGGGCGGACGCGTCTGGGGGCCGGGAGCGCGATCGCTCTCGACTCCGATCCGGCGGCCGCCCATGACGAGATGCTGCTGAAGACGGCGGCGCTCATGCGGGCCCCTCGGGAGCACGGTCGGGACGGCCAGCACGGCGAACACGGTCAGCACGGCGAACTCGGCGAACACGGCGCAGACGCCGAGCACGGCCGACCCGGCGGACACGACGAACGCGACGAACGCGACGAACCCGGCTGACCCGACTGACCCGACTGACCCGGTCAGAGGGGGCCCACCCGGGCCGGGACACCACCGGCCGCTGCCCCCGACCCTGCCGCTGCCCCGCCCCCAGCGCGGCCCCCGGGCACGGCTCGGCACGGCACCGCACAGCACTGCACAGCACCGCACCGCACCGCACCGCACGGCGAGTCGCTCCACCCCGGAGAAGCGGTACCGGGCCACGGGCTATCCGCCGGTGGAGGCCAACGCCGCGCACAGCGCCTCCAGTGCCCCGGACCACGCGTGGTCCGGTGGTGTCCCGTACCCCACCACCAGCGCGTCCGTCCGCCCGGCCGTCGAGTCCGGGTGGCGGTAGCGGTCCAGTCCGTGGACCGCGAGACCGTGCCAGGCCGCCGCCCGCAGCGCGGGCGGCTCCATGCCCGGCGGGAGCCGCAGCACCACGTGCAGACCCGCCGCGATCCCGGTCGCCCGGACCCCGGGGGTCCGCGCCGCGAGCTGTGCCACCAGCGCGTCCCGGCGACGGCGGTAGCGCAGGCGGGCCGCGCGGACATGCCGGTCGTACGCGCCCGAGGTCAGGAACTCCGCCAGTGTCAGCTGGTCCGGCACCCCGCACGACCAGTCCGTTTCGCCCTTCGCGGCGACCACCTCCGGCACGATCGACGGCGGCAGCACCAGCCAGCCCAGCCGCAGGCCCGGGGCCAGGGACTTGCTCGCCGTGCCCAGGTAGACCACGTGGTCGGGGTCGAGTCCCTGGAGCGCGCCGACCGGCTGGCGGTCGTAGCGGAACTCCCCGTCGTAGTCGTCCTCCAGGATCAGCCCGTCGCCACGCCGCGCCCAGTCCACCACCGCGGCCCGCCGTTCGGGGTGCAGCGGCAGCCCCATCGGGAACTGGTGCGCGGGGGTCATCAGCACCGCCCGTGCCCCCGCGAGGTCACCGGCCGTCAACTCCGCGGTGCGCGTGCCCAGTTCGTCGAAGCCGAGCGGCAGCGTCCGCAGGCCGGCGCGTTCCAGCAGATTCCAGTACGCGGCCGGCCCGTACGGCTCCACGGCCAGCGCCCGCGCTCCCCGGCCGTACAGCACCTGGCCGAGCAGCATCAGCCCGTGCGCGAACCCGGAGCAGATCACGATGCGTTCCGGGTCGGCGTGGACTCCGCGGGCCCGGGCCAGATAGCTCGCCAGGGCGGTGCGCAGTTCCACCCGGCCCCGCGGGTCGCCGTAGCCGAGGGCGTCGTACGGGGCCGTCGTCAGGGCCCGGCGGGAGGCCTTCAGCCAGGCCGCGCGGGGGAAGAAGGACAGGTCCGGGGTACCGGGCATCAGGTCGTACGCCGG includes:
- a CDS encoding glycine hydroxymethyltransferase: MSEPLSTESTAFRSALDVIRAVEPRVADAIGQEVADQRAMLKLIASENYASPATLLAMGNWFSDKYAEGTVGRRFYAGCRNVDTVEALAAEHARELFGAEHAYAQPHSGIDANLVAFWAVLAARVEAPALAKAGVRNVNDLSEADWAELRQAFGNQRMLGMSLDAGGHLTHGFRPNISGKMFDQRSYGTDPATGLIDYEALRVSAREFKPMILVAGYSAYPRLVNFRIMREIADEVGATLMVDMAHFAGLVAGKVLTGDFDPVPHAQIVTTTTHKSLRGPRGGMVLCDESLAEQVDRGCPMVLGGPLPHVMAAKAVALAEARRPEFRDYARAVVDNARALAEGLMRRGATLVTGGTDNHLNLIDVASSYGLTGRQAESALLDSGIVTNRNAIPADPNGAWYTSGIRIGTPALTTRGLGTAEMDEIAGLIDRVLTVAEPGTTAKGNPSKAQHVLDPKISDEIAHRATDLLAPFPLYPEIDLG
- a CDS encoding glutathionylspermidine synthase family protein, with amino-acid sequence MERHLLEPRTGWQQTVERQGLIYPLTRHPDDSLRPYWDESAYYAFSLPEIEALEDTVAELHRMCLAAAGHIVEENRFADLGITDPRVVRAVAEAWHRRAELPSVYGRFDLRYDGTGPAKLLEYNADTPTSLVEAASPQWFWMEDRFPDADQWNSLHERLVAAWRKQASLLPPGSPLHFAHSAEDELGEDLMTVAYLKETAEQAGLDTDWISVEEIGWDPLSGRFVDNRLRFIRGCFKLYPWEWLTTDRFGDHVLDTLDNGGGTGSTMWIEPAWKMLLSNKALLAVLWELYPGHPHLLAAHLDGPRELAATTGYVAKPLLGREGAGVTVHEPGADPVPRDEPCCYQELAPLPSFDGNHVVLGAWVVEDEPAGLGIRESAGLITDEYARFLPHVIL
- a CDS encoding chorismate-binding protein, which codes for MKTLLIDNDDSNTYHLFRLIAEVNGEEPVVIPHDAPAGGIPDPATFDNVVVSPGPGHPAAPRDFGISARVLAEATVPVLGVCLGHQGIAPGEWDRSAAAPAPRQGRLSTVRHDERDLFQGLPQQFTAVRHHSLSVREPLPAALEATAWSEDGVLMGLRHRGRPLWGVQFHPESVLTEYGFRMLVNFRDLTAERARRPRTRNTAVPPAAAASPVRTVRPAHRLHTRRVAAAVDAEAAFTRMYAASPRAFWLDSSRTGADRARFSFLGDDAGPLAEFVRYDVTSGYCEIERAGRPPRKVRASVFDYLKRQLAGRAVDSTGLPFDFTGGYVGYFGYEVKADCGSPNRHRSATPDACWLFADRLIAVDHQEGFTYAVALAEDTPAASREAADWLDGALEQLSFVRAGGAGGAGGADPVALPGPVPAGPCLDPAGPRLVRDRETDFTGVEACRREPRAGDGHEIRPANAARLPTPYGPYHPYDPYDPYDPYDPYDFYRVLRRIDPAPYGAFLRFGDLDVAGSSPERFLRVTRDGEAEAGPVKGSAPRGAGPLEDARPRNAPASDTEARAENQTAEGADAVDRVRACFPGGSATGAPKLRTLEITGSLETRARGVYSGALGYLGCGGGADLALAVRTAVLVDGRTRLGAGSAIALDSDPAAAHDEMLLKTAALMRAPREHGRDGQHGEHGQHGELGEHGADAEHGRPGGHDERDERDEPG
- the pdxR gene encoding MocR-like pyridoxine biosynthesis transcription factor PdxR — encoded protein: MVESWATFGIDLHVEPTGTGVRKGLTDALREAVRGGRLAPGTRLPSSRSLAADLGVARNTVADVYTDLVAEGWLTARQGSGTSVAERPVPAPSAAPEPSRARARPAYDLMPGTPDLSFFPRAAWLKASRRALTTAPYDALGYGDPRGRVELRTALASYLARARGVHADPERIVICSGFAHGLMLLGQVLYGRGARALAVEPYGPAAYWNLLERAGLRTLPLGFDELGTRTAELTAGDLAGARAVLMTPAHQFPMGLPLHPERRAAVVDWARRGDGLILEDDYDGEFRYDRQPVGALQGLDPDHVVYLGTASKSLAPGLRLGWLVLPPSIVPEVVAAKGETDWSCGVPDQLTLAEFLTSGAYDRHVRAARLRYRRRRDALVAQLAARTPGVRATGIAAGLHVVLRLPPGMEPPALRAAAWHGLAVHGLDRYRHPDSTAGRTDALVVGYGTPPDHAWSGALEALCAALASTGG